Proteins encoded by one window of Kribbella italica:
- a CDS encoding 4'-phosphopantetheinyl transferase family protein, with product MIEGLHISLTHTTGVAAVAATHAGPVGIDVELRRDFPVEALSRRWFAPSETTTDPEAFLHLWTAKEAVGKAKGRGLRGSGLSRPMPAELTHQPTTGSHLIAHVVPSEPELAVVHLPWEVVLALALPVSVREVVLHHGTALRRTVRSRTSFPVVVRGN from the coding sequence GTGATCGAAGGCCTCCACATCTCCCTCACCCACACCACCGGCGTCGCGGCTGTAGCCGCCACCCACGCAGGCCCGGTAGGCATCGACGTCGAGCTCCGCCGGGACTTCCCCGTCGAGGCGCTCTCCCGCCGCTGGTTCGCCCCCTCGGAGACGACCACCGACCCCGAGGCCTTCCTCCACCTCTGGACCGCCAAAGAAGCAGTAGGCAAAGCCAAAGGAAGAGGTCTCAGAGGCAGCGGCCTCAGCCGCCCCATGCCGGCTGAACTCACGCACCAACCGACCACCGGCAGCCATCTGATCGCCCACGTGGTTCCGTCCGAACCCGAGCTCGCGGTGGTCCACCTGCCATGGGAAGTCGTGCTTGCCCTTGCTCTTCCGGTGTCCGTGCGTGAAGTGGTTCTGCATCACGGGACCGCCTTGCGGAGGACCGTCAGGTCCCGGACGAGTTTTCCGGTGGTTGTGCGGGGCAACTGA